A region of the Terriglobales bacterium genome:
TTCAGCGGGTTCTGGCGTTTTCCGAAGCTCACTCTGGGGTAGAGGTTCGGTTTCGGTTGCATGGGCCACGATGTTTTTATCACATGCCACCGTGGGGATCAGCCAGTGCGGCGGTCACAGAGCGCAGGCAGCGTGGACGCCAGTTTTTCATTCCCCCATGCTCTCCAGAAACCGCTCAGCTTCGATGGCGGCCATACAGCCGGTTCCGGCTGCGGTAATCGCCTGGCGATAGCGGCGGTCCTGAACGTCGCCACAGGCATATACTCCCGGCACGCGGGTGAAAACATAGTCACGCGTGATCAGGTAGCCATCCGCGTCCATATCTAACTGCCCGCGGAAAACGTGCGTGTTCGGAATGTGCCCGATGCCCAGAAACATCGCGCTGGCGGGGTAGTCCCAGACCTTGCCGGTCTTCACATTGCGCAAGCTCAACCCTGTAACTTCTTTCTGGCTGACATTGTGAACGTCTTCAACAATCGTGTCGGTGAGGAATGCAATTCGCGGATTGTTGCGGGCCCGATCCAGCATGATTTTGGAAGCGCGGAATTGATCGCGGCGGTGAATCAGCGTGACTTTTGGAGAGAAGCGGGTGAGGAAGATGGCTTCCTCCATGGCCGAGTCTCCACCGCCGATCACCGTGACGTCCTTGCCGCCGAAGAAAAAGCCGTCACAGGTGGCGCAGGAAGAGACGCCGTGTCCGATCAGGGCCTGCTCGCTGGGCAGACCGAGCCAGCGCGCCGATGCGCCGCTGGCAATGATCAAGGTCTCGGTATGAATGATTTCCTTGCCGACGCTGAGGGAAAAGGGGCGCTGGCTGAGATCGACTGCCGTCACCACACCATGAGAATGTTCCGCTCCGAAGCGCTCCGCCTGCTTACGCAGGTTCTCGATGAGTTCAGGACCCTGAATACCTTCAGGAAATCCAGGAAAGTTCTCTACCGTAGTGGTGAGCGAGAGTTGTCCACCGGGCTCATGCCCAGCCAGCACCAGCGGTCTCAGATTGGCTCGGGCGGAATAGATGGCGGCTGTCAGACCGGCACATCCGGAGCCAATGATGACGGTCTTGCGAAGCGAATTGCGGTTTTCCATGTGCTCTATATTGATTGCTCCATGCTTCGAAAGATTCAGCGGGGCGCCGACGGCTGTTCGTGTCAAGGTTTCGAGGTCAAATTGGAATCCTTTTTCGTCGCTACCGGCGTTTTTGTGCTCGCACCCATTCCCGGAACGCCCAAGGCGGCCAACTCGCGCGGAACGGTGTGGCTGACGCCGAGGGCGGAACGGTAGCGCGCCAGGATCTGCGACGCCTGATGAAATAATGGCTCGTAGGCTGTCTGATCGGCTCCGCGACAACGCGCCAATACAATCGAAGTCTTTCCAAATCGTTCCAGCCGAACTCGATCCGCGGGAGTATCGGTAGCCAAAACCGATGCCGGCGAAGCCGCGCCGGTAATGCTGTTGGTGATGGAGACCTGCGGGTCCTTGGTTTCCTTCATCTTGAACACCAGAGTTTCGGAAACCCCCTTCTCGTCCACGCTGATCGAATACTGCGAAGTGGCGAAGGGCGAACTGGCAATGAAGTCCTTGCGAATACGAACCCAGCGCGAAACCGGAGCGCCTTCCATAGTGGAGCGGCCGCGCGAAATCTCAAAATCCGGGGCGAATTGCGGCTGCGGGATGCGCGCCAGCGCAGTGGAAATCTCCTGCTGCTCGGCTTCGGTAGGGTTGCAGACGTTGAGGTAGTTGATTCGCACCTGCGGAGTTTTTTCCGTTTCTTGCGCTGCGGCAGTAACTGCAAACGCGGCGAGCCCAAAAGCGAGCCAGGAGTGAAGTCGGGTCAGCACCGGCTGATTCTAAACCACAGACTAGCGCTTGGACTCAGGGGCGCGCAGGTACTCAGCTAGCAGGGAATCCGCATGAGCACTATGTGCTGCCTGTTCGAGGAGAGCACGAGTGTGGTCGGATTGGCGGCGACTGAGGGCAGTGCCTGCCATCCGGCGGATTGAAGCGCTCAGGTTGGAACTGGCAAGCACGCGGACCAGGATCTCCGACGACCGTTCTCCCGCGATTGCCGCTACTACTTGCACAGCCGACTGAAGGACTGACATGCGCGCAGAACTGGAGCCAAAAATGAATTTTTCCAGATCGTCCAGGGTTGCAGGATCCTTCAGGAACATCAGCTCATCCAGAGCCGTTTCCAATACGTGTCCGCCCAGGGCTGCCAGAGCCCGAGCCAGCACCTGACCTCGTCCGGGGAGGCGGCTCTTCAGGACGGCAGTGACGGCCGCCTGCTGTACTCGCTCATCCGGATGGTGCAGCGCGGGAGCCAATTGTGCGAGAAGTTCAGGATCACGCAGTTCGCTCAGCACCACGCAGGCGTTGCGAACAACGTACCAGCGTTCATCGGTGAGCCGGCGACGAGCGACCTCGATCCCGGTCTGACCCGTGCGCGCCAGCAATCGCAGCAGAGCCAGCCGGTTGCCGCCCTGCTTGTCGCTTTCGAGCCGTTGAAAAATGAGCTCCAGACCACCCGTACCGGTACGCCGGAGCAGGGTAGTTGCAGTTTGCGCCCAGGCCGAGTCATCGCGTTTCTGCAGGTAAATCTCTATGACTCGCTCAATTTGCGGTGGCAGCAAGAGCCTTGGCAAAATTCGGCGACAACAGGTGGAGTGCGTATCCGGATCCTGGGCGATCAACTTATCAAGTACCAGACCGATCCTTTGCACCTGTTCGTAATTCTCATAGATGGAAGCGGTCTGGGCCAGAGTGGCCAGAGCATTTACCAACTGAAAATGCTTGAACCCCAAGAAATTTGTTCCCTGGACCTCCGGGATCAATCGCTCGGTGGCGGCCTGCGCAAATTCTGTGCTCGGGCCAGCGACCAGATTGATGAGCTCGGTTAGTCGGCTGAGCTCTTCCGGTTGGACCTCCTCGGCAGGCAAACTCAGGACCCCCAGGTAGTGTTTGGCGATGGCCACGGCATCGCCGATTCTGCCTTTAGCGATCCGCTCTTTAATGTGGTCCATCAACCGCAGGAACTCAGCGCGGCTGTAGCGTTGAACCTCGAGCAGACGCGCCTGCTTGCGGTCCGGAGGTAAGGCCACCCAACGCAGCTCGTCTTGGATCTTTTCATAGGTCTGCTGGGGGAAGCTGTACTCACGGACGAACCTAGCCAGCTTTGTCGCCAGTTGCTCCGCCATCTGCGTGGCATAGAGACTGCGTGCCAGCACGCGCACGACGTCCTCTTCCACCACGTAAGCGTCGGCCGATTTGGGCGCGGATGCAAGCCGCTGGCTGGCCCATGTGAGCGCCGTATCTGCGATCAGTTCGGTGGCGAGTTCGTTGGCTGGCATTGCACTCAATTCAGCTCGGCGTTCCGCCGGAAACGCCGAAAGCGCGAAATCGGGTTTCATCCCTTGGAGGAGACGGGCCAAAGCGGTGTAGGCCTTGTAAGGATCGCCGTGTTGCTGGGTGAGGGCGGCCTGCAGGGTAGGACCGATCAGATTCATGATGTCGTCCGGTCCGCCGATGCCTGGGGGACGAGCCATTCCGGCGGATTCGAACAACAGGCCCATGGCTTCCATGGCGACCGTCGGGATGGACTCCTTAGCGTCGTGGGTGCGCAGATAGGTGGCAGCGTCGGTTTCGAGGAGGGTATCGCCCTCCTCTGTCCGCTTCTTGTCTTTGCTGCTGGGAAAGAATTGAATGCCGTCGATGGCGTTCTGTTCGAGGAAGATCCTGGCACCACCCTGGGCAGCAATGAGCTTGGGGGAGGTGGAAAGAACCCCCACCACGTGGCGGTAGCGAGCGAGGGTCAGGCCGGGCTCAAAACGAACTGCCCCGATACCCCGTTTCAAGAACTCATTTTCGAGATGAGCTACCCCCATGTCCTTGGTTAGCAGGTTATTCAGCATCAAGCGATCATCCACGAACCCGATCACCAGTTCACGTGCTTGCTTAAGCAAGAAAATCAGCTGGTCGAAGCTTTGCTGGATAGGACCCGCAGTAACCGGGTGTTCGACCCCCAGCATGATCGCGGTACGGACAGCGATCTGCAAAGTGCGGGCATATCGCAATCCAGCCATTTTTAGCTGTTTCTCTTCGAGCACGGAGATCACCGATACTGATTTTCCGGGAATCGGTCTCGCGGATCCGATTCTACGAACCTGGATGCTGTGGATAGCTTGGCCGGGGGCTGGCCAGAGCCATCGCAGGAGAACCTGCTTGTATAAGAGTCTGATCTAGGAATGGTTTGCGTGCAAGGACTTGCACAGAAACATGCGCAAAATCATCTCCCAGGCATCCAGGAACACGGCGGCATGTGATTGCAATCACAGCTTTAAGTGGGTCCCAGCGGCAGCATGCGCAATAGTGTTTCATAGTTCCTGAAGAGGGGCGCTTTCACAGCGCCTATCTCCGTTGACTGGCGCGCATTTTCCGGCCTCAGCCGCGGATCAGAATCTCTCAAGACAGCCTCTTCTGAAACACAGCGGACGAGAGCGCTATGTCTCAGCCCGATCCCAAAGCGCATTCCCAACCCGGCGAGCGCAGCCACCAATTCCAGCGCAGCTTGTTGGAAGCCTTCAAGACGGCGGAGCAAGTGAATTATCCAGCGAACGCGACGATCTTTCAGCAGGATGATCCAGCCCAAGGGATACACCTTATCCACGAGGGAGAGGTACTGTTGTTTATCAATTCTGGAGAAAGACGCACGCCCATTCACACCGTGGGTGCGGGATCGCTGCTCGGCTTATCCGCGGCTGTTACCGGTCAAGCTTGCGCCTGCACTGCCGAGACGGTGCAGGCGGTGCGGGCCGGTTTTATTAGCCGGGAACGGCTGCTGCAGATCGTGCGCCATGACTCCGAATACTGTTTTGAGGTGGTGAAGATGCTTGCGGCGGAGTTGCTGGACCTATCGGCGGGAGCCTTGACCGCTGCCCACAGCCACCCTAAATCCATCAAACACGGTCAATCAGAGTGAGGACCGGTTGAGTGCTTCTGAGTGCTGGGAGGCTATCTCATAACGGACCCTGAGGGTAACCCTCCGTTTCCCGCAGGGGCTTAAAGTTCCGGATTTTGCGCTCCGGACGGCGCGGCTGAAAGCCGCGCCCATTCAGGACGGATCTATCAGCTGCTTCTGACTGCCGATGACTATCTCACCCGCGCCAGCACGAGTGTCACGTCGTCGGGCTGTTCGTGAGGTCCGATCCAGTCGCTGACCGCCGCCAGGGCTAGTTCGGATATGCGGGCGATCGGGAGGTTGTGGTTCTCCTGCACTAATTGAATGAGGCGGTGTTCGCCAAACTCTCCAAACTCATTTTCCGGCTCTGTCACGCCATCGCTGTAGGCGACAAAGATATCGTCTGGCCGCAACTCTGCCGTGGCTTCCTGATAGCTTACGCCGTCGAGCAAGCCGATCACCGTACCCCCAGTATCCAATCGGCGAACCCGAC
Encoded here:
- a CDS encoding cyclic nucleotide-binding domain-containing protein, encoding MSQPDPKAHSQPGERSHQFQRSLLEAFKTAEQVNYPANATIFQQDDPAQGIHLIHEGEVLLFINSGERRTPIHTVGAGSLLGLSAAVTGQACACTAETVQAVRAGFISRERLLQIVRHDSEYCFEVVKMLAAELLDLSAGALTAAHSHPKSIKHGQSE
- the trxB gene encoding thioredoxin-disulfide reductase; its protein translation is MENRNSLRKTVIIGSGCAGLTAAIYSARANLRPLVLAGHEPGGQLSLTTTVENFPGFPEGIQGPELIENLRKQAERFGAEHSHGVVTAVDLSQRPFSLSVGKEIIHTETLIIASGASARWLGLPSEQALIGHGVSSCATCDGFFFGGKDVTVIGGGDSAMEEAIFLTRFSPKVTLIHRRDQFRASKIMLDRARNNPRIAFLTDTIVEDVHNVSQKEVTGLSLRNVKTGKVWDYPASAMFLGIGHIPNTHVFRGQLDMDADGYLITRDYVFTRVPGVYACGDVQDRRYRQAITAAGTGCMAAIEAERFLESMGE
- a CDS encoding HEAT repeat domain-containing protein, producing the protein MAGLRYARTLQIAVRTAIMLGVEHPVTAGPIQQSFDQLIFLLKQARELVIGFVDDRLMLNNLLTKDMGVAHLENEFLKRGIGAVRFEPGLTLARYRHVVGVLSTSPKLIAAQGGARIFLEQNAIDGIQFFPSSKDKKRTEEGDTLLETDAATYLRTHDAKESIPTVAMEAMGLLFESAGMARPPGIGGPDDIMNLIGPTLQAALTQQHGDPYKAYTALARLLQGMKPDFALSAFPAERRAELSAMPANELATELIADTALTWASQRLASAPKSADAYVVEEDVVRVLARSLYATQMAEQLATKLARFVREYSFPQQTYEKIQDELRWVALPPDRKQARLLEVQRYSRAEFLRLMDHIKERIAKGRIGDAVAIAKHYLGVLSLPAEEVQPEELSRLTELINLVAGPSTEFAQAATERLIPEVQGTNFLGFKHFQLVNALATLAQTASIYENYEQVQRIGLVLDKLIAQDPDTHSTCCRRILPRLLLPPQIERVIEIYLQKRDDSAWAQTATTLLRRTGTGGLELIFQRLESDKQGGNRLALLRLLARTGQTGIEVARRRLTDERWYVVRNACVVLSELRDPELLAQLAPALHHPDERVQQAAVTAVLKSRLPGRGQVLARALAALGGHVLETALDELMFLKDPATLDDLEKFIFGSSSARMSVLQSAVQVVAAIAGERSSEILVRVLASSNLSASIRRMAGTALSRRQSDHTRALLEQAAHSAHADSLLAEYLRAPESKR